The Amycolatopsis endophytica genome includes the window ACCGTTGATCGAGACGATCTCGTCGCCCGGCTGGATCCCGGCGCTCTTCGCCGGGGCCGGGTCGCCGGGACGGCACACCGGGTTCGCGAACTCCTCGTCGGTCTGCGCGTCACGCACGCAGTCGTAGACCGTCGAGATCGCCGGTTCGGCGGTGAGGTTGGGCAGGCCCATCGTCGCGGCCATCAGGTAGAGCACGACGAAGCCGAGGATGAAGTGCGTGACCGACCCGGCGGCCATCACTACGGTGCGCTTCCAGGTCTTGAACCGCCACATCGCGCGTGGCGCCTCGTCCGGCGTCACCTCGTCGAGCGCCGTCATGCCCGCGATGTCGCAGAACCCGCCCAGCGGGATCCACTTCAAGCCGTACTCGGTCTCGCCTCGGCGGAAGGAGAACACCTTCGGGCCGAAGCCGACGAAGTAGCGGCGCACCTTCATGCCGAACGCCTTGGCCGTCACCATGTGACCCGCCTCGTGCAGCGCGACGGACACGCAGATGCCCAGCGCGAACAGCACGACTCCGAAAACGTAGGCCACCCGCTACTTCCCTCCGGTCACGATCTCGGCGGCCCGGGCTCGCGCCCACCGCTCGGCCGCCAGTACCTCCGCGACGTCGCTCGGCTCGCGACGCCACTCGTCGGCGGCCTCCACCACCTGGGTAACAGTGTCCACAATCGCCGTGAAGCGGGCGTTCTGCGTCAGGAAAGCCTCGACGCAGACCTCGTTCGCGGCGTTGTAGACCGCGGGCAGGCAGCCGCCCGCGGTGCCGACCTGCCTGGCCAGTTCGACCGCCGGGAACGCCTCGTTGTCCAGTGGCTCGAAGGTCCACGAGCTCGCCTGGTCCCACCGGCACGCGGCCGCGGCACCGGGGACGCGGTCCGGCCAGTTGAGGGCCAGCGCGATCGGCAGGCGCATGTCCGGCGGGCTGGCCTGGGCGAGCGTCGAGCCGTCGGTGAACGTGATCATCGAGTGCACGATCGACTGCGGGTGGACGACCACGTCGATGCGGTCGCAGCCGACGCCGAACAGCAGGCTCGCCTCGATCAGCTCCAGGCCCTTGTTGACCAGGGTGGCCGAGTTGATCGTGATGAGGCGGCCCATCGCCCAGGTCGGGTGTGCCAGCGCGTCGTCGACCGTGACATCGGCCAGGTCGGCGCGCCGTCTGCCGCGGAACGGGCCGCCGGAGGCGGTGAGCACGAACCGGTCGACCTCGTCGGCGCGGCCGCCGCGCAGCGCCTGCGCCATCGCGGAGTGCTCGGAGTCGACCGGGACGATCTGGCCGGGCTTGGCCTGCTTGAGCACCAGCGGCCCGCCGGCGATCAGCGACTCCTTGTTCGCCAGCGCGAGGGTCGCCCCGGTTTCGAGGGCCCTGAGCGTCGGTTCGAGGCCCTGCGAGCCGGGCAGCCCGTTGAGGACGACGTCGACGGCGACCGCACCGATCAGTTCGACCACGGCGTCGCGGCCCGCGAAGATGCGGGGCAGCTTGAACTCACCCCGTGAGTAACCACGCTTCTGCGCCTCCGCGTACAGCGCGAGCTGCAGGTCCTCCACCACCGTGGGTTTCGTCACGGCGACGGCGTCGACCTGGTGGGCCAGCGCCTGCGCGGCGAGCAGCGCGGGGTCGGATCCGCCCGCGGCGAGGCCCGCGATGCGGAAAAGGTGCTGGTTGCGGGCGGCGACGTCCAGTGCCTGGGTGCCGATCGAGCCGGTCGAACCGAGCACGAGGACGGTGCGGGGTGCGTTCATCGGGGACATTGTCGCGAACACGTCCGAGCGGGTCATCGGCGCGGGGCGGGTCGGGATGTGGAATCATCCGGTCGGACGTTTGTGCAGGGCCTTTTGAGGAGTGATCGTGGCGAGCAAGGCGGTCGAGAAGCGGCAGGACGCCGCCGTGACGAAGGTGGATCCGCGCGACGAGCCGTCCGCC containing:
- the dxr gene encoding 1-deoxy-D-xylulose-5-phosphate reductoisomerase codes for the protein MNAPRTVLVLGSTGSIGTQALDVAARNQHLFRIAGLAAGGSDPALLAAQALAHQVDAVAVTKPTVVEDLQLALYAEAQKRGYSRGEFKLPRIFAGRDAVVELIGAVAVDVVLNGLPGSQGLEPTLRALETGATLALANKESLIAGGPLVLKQAKPGQIVPVDSEHSAMAQALRGGRADEVDRFVLTASGGPFRGRRRADLADVTVDDALAHPTWAMGRLITINSATLVNKGLELIEASLLFGVGCDRIDVVVHPQSIVHSMITFTDGSTLAQASPPDMRLPIALALNWPDRVPGAAAACRWDQASSWTFEPLDNEAFPAVELARQVGTAGGCLPAVYNAANEVCVEAFLTQNARFTAIVDTVTQVVEAADEWRREPSDVAEVLAAERWARARAAEIVTGGK